In uncultured Bacteroides sp., one genomic interval encodes:
- a CDS encoding glycoside hydrolase family 95 protein, with product MKKEFSKFLIFFLALFSTTSIPVNAKKSGEIADPNLRIHYNSPAKLWEETLPLGNGRLGMMPDGGIEKELIVLNDITMWSGSEANYNNPEAATYLPQIRALLLEGKNEEAQDVMYKHFVPVKPEKGGTYGSYQMLGNLVIDYTYKKEAKKNSPDYNRQDSYERELDLNNAVAKTHFYKNGIEYIREYFVSRTKDVMVIRISAPNVIGAVSFKAMLNRPERAKISAEKNQLVMEGVLDSGADGKDGVSFTAKLRAKTHGGSVSVKDDGLEVKNANSVELYISTGTDFKIEGQQYKSSVDSLMNKAFAISYNKIKNDHITDYASYFNRVKVNIGNVNSMTANYQHKLQLTTDERIRLFQLDDDPALAALYMQYGRYLFISSTRPSTLPPNLQGLWANTISTPWNGDYHLNINIQMNYWLMEPGNLSDLYQPLLSLTNNLTDSGEKSAKAFYGDKAKGWVAHMMTNVWNYTAPGEHPSWGATNTGGAWLCAHLWDHYEFLGDNKMEDGQSYLKQIYPILKGASEFFLSTMIEEPTHGWLVTAPSSSPENSFYTKEGSEPVSICMGPTMDNELVRELFSNVIKASQILGCDEEYRKQLSAASLKLPPFQVSKDGYLMEWLKDYKETDIHHRHVSHLYGLHPGNQITLSKTPELAEACKVTLNRRGDEATGWSRAWKMNFWSRLGDGNRAYKLFKSLLTPSYQPETPGKRGGGTFPNLFCAHPPFQIDGNFGGAAGIMEMLLQSHEGFINLLPAIPTSWDEGIFNGLKVRGGATVDVSWKNGKPTFATIKSTYGGTYKLKVPENVKTVQVKGKGINKKFSKEIFIEIPIYKGASVEVSFK from the coding sequence ATGAAAAAAGAATTCTCGAAATTTTTGATTTTCTTTTTAGCATTATTTTCTACCACAAGCATACCTGTTAATGCAAAGAAAAGTGGAGAGATTGCTGATCCTAACCTTCGGATACATTATAATAGTCCAGCTAAACTATGGGAAGAAACACTGCCACTTGGCAACGGACGATTAGGCATGATGCCGGACGGAGGAATTGAAAAGGAACTTATTGTTCTCAATGATATTACGATGTGGTCAGGTTCAGAGGCTAATTATAACAATCCGGAAGCTGCAACCTATTTACCTCAAATCAGAGCCTTATTATTAGAAGGGAAAAATGAAGAAGCTCAAGATGTTATGTATAAGCACTTCGTTCCTGTAAAACCGGAAAAAGGAGGCACCTATGGTAGTTATCAGATGCTGGGAAACCTTGTAATTGATTATACTTATAAAAAAGAAGCAAAAAAGAATTCGCCAGATTACAATAGGCAAGATTCTTACGAACGAGAACTAGATTTGAATAACGCTGTTGCCAAAACGCACTTTTATAAAAATGGAATTGAATATATACGTGAATATTTTGTATCCAGAACAAAAGATGTAATGGTTATCAGAATAAGTGCTCCCAATGTAATTGGTGCTGTTTCATTTAAAGCTATGCTGAACCGACCGGAACGAGCTAAAATAAGTGCAGAAAAGAATCAATTAGTAATGGAAGGGGTATTAGACAGTGGAGCAGATGGAAAAGATGGAGTATCTTTTACTGCTAAACTCCGGGCAAAAACACACGGAGGTTCTGTTTCTGTAAAAGATGATGGGCTGGAAGTTAAGAATGCCAACAGTGTTGAATTATACATTTCTACAGGCACTGATTTTAAAATTGAAGGACAACAATATAAATCATCTGTAGACTCATTAATGAATAAAGCTTTTGCTATTTCATACAATAAAATTAAAAACGACCATATAACTGATTATGCATCATATTTCAATCGTGTAAAAGTCAACATTGGTAATGTTAACTCTATGACGGCAAATTACCAACATAAATTACAATTAACAACCGATGAACGCATTCGTTTATTCCAATTAGATGATGATCCCGCACTGGCAGCACTTTATATGCAATACGGACGTTACCTGTTTATCAGCAGTACGCGTCCCAGTACTCTCCCACCCAACTTACAGGGATTATGGGCAAATACCATAAGTACTCCGTGGAATGGTGACTACCATCTGAACATCAATATACAGATGAATTATTGGTTAATGGAACCAGGGAATTTATCTGATTTATATCAGCCTCTTCTGAGCCTGACAAACAATCTGACAGATTCTGGCGAGAAATCAGCAAAAGCTTTCTACGGAGATAAAGCAAAAGGATGGGTTGCACACATGATGACTAACGTGTGGAACTATACTGCCCCTGGCGAACATCCATCCTGGGGAGCAACCAACACTGGCGGTGCATGGCTATGTGCTCATTTGTGGGACCATTATGAGTTTTTGGGAGATAACAAAATGGAAGATGGCCAATCTTATTTGAAGCAAATTTATCCAATATTAAAAGGTGCATCAGAATTTTTTCTCTCTACCATGATTGAAGAACCAACTCATGGTTGGCTAGTTACCGCTCCCAGCTCATCACCGGAAAACAGTTTTTATACAAAAGAAGGCTCAGAACCGGTAAGTATTTGTATGGGACCTACAATGGACAACGAACTAGTTAGAGAACTTTTCTCAAATGTAATAAAAGCATCTCAAATTTTAGGATGCGATGAAGAATATCGCAAGCAGCTTAGTGCTGCTTCACTTAAGCTACCTCCTTTCCAGGTAAGTAAAGATGGTTATCTGATGGAATGGCTCAAAGATTATAAAGAAACAGATATTCACCACCGCCATGTGTCACATCTTTACGGTTTACATCCCGGGAATCAAATAACACTTAGCAAGACTCCGGAACTGGCTGAAGCATGTAAAGTAACTCTTAATCGAAGAGGTGATGAAGCAACAGGATGGTCGCGTGCATGGAAAATGAATTTCTGGTCGAGACTGGGTGACGGTAATCGTGCTTACAAATTATTTAAAAGCCTGCTTACTCCAAGTTATCAGCCTGAAACACCAGGCAAAAGAGGCGGAGGAACATTCCCTAACTTATTCTGTGCACATCCTCCTTTCCAGATTGACGGAAACTTTGGTGGTGCAGCCGGAATAATGGAAATGTTACTTCAAAGTCACGAAGGGTTTATCAATCTGTTACCAGCTATTCCAACTAGTTGGGATGAAGGAATTTTCAACGGCTTAAAAGTGCGTGGAGGTGCTACTGTTGATGTTTCCTGGAAAAATGGGAAGCCCACATTTGCTACTATTAAATCGACCTACGGAGGAACTTATAAGCTAAAAGTTCCGGAGAATGTCAAAACGGTACAGGTTAAAGGAAAAGGAATTAATAAAAAATTCAGCAAAGAGATATTTATAGAAATTCCAATCTACAAGGGAGCTAGTGTAGAAGTCAGTTTTAAGTAA
- a CDS encoding diacylglycerol kinase family protein, whose amino-acid sequence MENFSIKKRLKSFTYAWKGIGSFLFKEHNAWIHSSITFAVIICGIIFQINTFEWISIILCIGIVFAAEAFNTSIERLVNLVSPQENKIAGDVKDIAAGAVLICAIAAAIVGLIIFMPHFITCF is encoded by the coding sequence ATGGAGAATTTCAGCATAAAGAAAAGATTAAAAAGTTTCACCTATGCCTGGAAAGGCATAGGTAGCTTTCTTTTTAAAGAACATAATGCATGGATACATTCTTCTATAACCTTTGCTGTAATAATTTGCGGCATTATTTTTCAAATCAACACTTTTGAATGGATAAGTATTATTCTTTGTATAGGTATTGTCTTTGCAGCAGAAGCATTTAACACTTCCATTGAGCGGTTGGTAAATTTAGTCTCTCCACAAGAAAACAAGATAGCAGGCGATGTAAAAGATATCGCCGCGGGTGCAGTTTTAATATGTGCTATTGCTGCTGCCATAGTTGGACTTATTATTTTTATGCCCCATTTTATTACTTGTTTTTAG
- a CDS encoding RelA/SpoT family protein: protein MEDTSFFTDKEIADLRSLYRKLLYTAGDSISREDIQKLKKHLFEAIQANCMLRNSFDMNPIIRDMQTAIIVSEEIGMKGSWILGIMLHEMVKSNFCTIESIREMYGEDVAVIIKGLVKTSELYAKSPAIESENFRNLLISFAEDMRVILIMIADRVNIMRQIKNSPNAEDRLKVANEAAYLYAPLAHKLGLYKLKSELEDLSLKYTRKETYYQIKDKLNETKASRDKYIQTFIEPIKKKLENAGLTFDIKGRTKSIHSIWNKMMKQKTPFEGIYDLFAIRIIIESDFDREKVDCWQAYSIITDMYQPNPKRLRDWLSIPKSNGYESLHITVMGPEGKWVEVQIRTRRMDDIAERGLAAHWKYKGVKGESGLDEWLSSVREALENADDDSMKVMDRFKLDLYEDEVFVFTPKGDLFKLPKGATVLDFAFHIHSKIGCKCVGARVNGKNVQLKQTLSSGDQVEITTSNTQFPKQDWLNIVTTSKARNKIRQELKEIAGKQTEFAKETLQRKFKNRKLEYDEAVMMRLIKKSGFKTVTDFYLKIADETLDINDILERYNEMLKKETESHEDVPYRSAETYNLQSVVDEKAAKDDVLVIDQDLKGLDFKLAKCCNPIYGDDVFGFVTVSGGIKIHRADCPNAPQMMERFGYRIVKARWAGKAVGKQYSITLRVIGHDDIGIVTNISSIISKEKDVNLRSINVSSHDGLFSGTLSVTIDDTSRLDALIKKLQGVKGVKQISRN from the coding sequence ATGGAAGATACCTCATTTTTCACAGATAAAGAGATAGCAGATCTACGCTCTTTATATAGAAAATTACTGTATACGGCAGGAGACAGCATAAGCCGGGAAGATATACAGAAATTAAAGAAGCACCTTTTCGAAGCTATTCAAGCCAATTGCATGCTACGAAACAGTTTTGACATGAACCCTATAATAAGGGATATGCAGACAGCAATAATTGTTTCGGAAGAAATTGGAATGAAAGGATCATGGATTTTAGGGATCATGCTCCATGAAATGGTAAAAAGTAATTTTTGCACTATTGAATCTATACGTGAAATGTATGGAGAAGACGTGGCAGTTATTATAAAAGGTTTAGTTAAAACCAGCGAGCTTTATGCTAAAAGTCCAGCTATAGAATCAGAAAACTTTCGTAATCTTCTGATTTCATTTGCTGAAGACATGCGGGTTATACTAATTATGATAGCCGATAGGGTGAATATTATGCGTCAGATAAAAAATTCGCCTAATGCTGAAGACCGCCTTAAAGTTGCTAATGAAGCAGCATATCTATATGCTCCACTTGCGCATAAGTTAGGACTTTACAAGTTAAAATCTGAATTAGAAGATCTTTCACTAAAATATACTCGTAAAGAGACTTATTATCAGATTAAAGACAAGCTTAATGAAACCAAAGCTTCCCGTGATAAGTATATCCAGACGTTTATTGAGCCTATTAAGAAGAAGCTTGAAAATGCCGGACTTACATTTGATATTAAGGGACGAACAAAATCTATTCATTCCATCTGGAATAAGATGATGAAACAAAAAACTCCTTTTGAAGGAATTTATGATTTGTTTGCTATCCGAATTATTATAGAGTCTGATTTTGATCGTGAAAAAGTAGATTGCTGGCAAGCATATTCCATCATTACGGATATGTATCAACCTAATCCAAAACGTTTACGCGACTGGTTATCAATACCTAAAAGTAACGGATATGAATCACTTCATATAACAGTTATGGGTCCGGAAGGCAAATGGGTTGAAGTGCAGATAAGAACTCGCCGTATGGACGATATAGCTGAGCGAGGACTAGCTGCCCACTGGAAGTATAAAGGAGTTAAAGGGGAAAGTGGACTGGATGAATGGCTTTCTTCTGTACGTGAGGCTTTAGAGAATGCTGATGATGACTCTATGAAAGTGATGGATAGGTTTAAGCTTGATCTTTATGAAGACGAGGTTTTTGTCTTTACCCCAAAAGGAGATTTGTTTAAACTTCCTAAAGGAGCAACTGTACTTGATTTTGCATTTCACATCCATAGTAAAATAGGTTGTAAATGTGTTGGCGCCAGAGTTAATGGAAAAAATGTTCAATTGAAACAAACTCTCAGCAGTGGAGATCAAGTTGAAATTACAACATCTAATACACAATTTCCAAAGCAAGACTGGCTGAATATTGTAACAACTTCAAAGGCACGTAACAAAATTCGTCAGGAATTAAAGGAGATAGCAGGCAAACAAACTGAATTTGCAAAAGAGACTCTTCAAAGAAAGTTCAAGAATCGTAAGCTTGAATATGATGAAGCTGTAATGATGCGCTTAATAAAAAAGTCTGGATTCAAAACCGTTACAGACTTTTACCTTAAGATAGCCGACGAAACTCTGGACATCAACGACATTCTCGAAAGATATAACGAAATGTTGAAGAAGGAAACAGAAAGTCATGAAGATGTTCCTTACAGAAGTGCAGAAACATATAATCTTCAATCTGTTGTTGATGAGAAAGCTGCAAAGGATGATGTATTGGTTATTGATCAAGATCTGAAGGGGTTGGATTTTAAACTTGCTAAATGTTGTAATCCAATCTATGGTGATGATGTTTTTGGATTTGTTACCGTATCCGGTGGTATTAAGATTCACCGTGCAGATTGTCCAAATGCTCCTCAGATGATGGAACGTTTCGGTTATCGTATAGTTAAAGCTCGCTGGGCCGGGAAAGCTGTAGGTAAACAATATTCTATTACTCTTAGAGTTATTGGACACGATGATATTGGAATCGTAACTAATATTTCTTCTATAATTTCAAAAGAGAAGGATGTAAATCTGAGATCAATAAATGTTAGTTCACACGATGGACTTTTCTCAGGAACACTTTCCGTTACCATTGACGATACTTCCCGCCTGGATGCCCTAATTAAAAAACTTCAGGGTGTTAAGGGCGTTAAGCAAATAAGTCGTAATTAA
- a CDS encoding DUF4301 family protein, translated as MITNQDKELLAKKGISEIQIESQLLCFVKGFPYLKLDSAASIEKGILELDAETQKEYLSAWEKYITGDKTIVKFVPASGAASRMFKNLFEFLEANYNEPVTTFEQDFFAHIANFAFYEDLNVVCLKNEKQDISSLINSGNYKAVVANLLNEAGLNYGSLPKGLLKFHKYIDGARTPMEEHLAEGAMYASGKSGKVNVHFTVSTEHRKLFEALVEEKTEKYSKNFNVEYCVSFSEQKPSTDTVAADKDNKPFRNEDGSLLFRPGGHGALIENLNDLDADIVFIKNIDNVVPDKLKEDTILYKKLIAGVLVALQSQAFKYLELLDSGKYTAEQIREIIQFVQKKLYCKNPDTKVLEDADLVLYLKNKLNRPMRVCGMVKNVGEPGGGPFLAYNSDGTVSLQILESSQIDMSDSKSKDMFEKGTHFNPVDLVCSVRDYKGHKFDLTNFVDPATGFISNKSKNGKDLKALELPGLWNGAMSDWSTVFVEVPLSTFNPVKTVNDLLRPQHQNN; from the coding sequence ATGATTACAAATCAAGACAAAGAGTTACTCGCTAAAAAGGGTATTTCTGAAATTCAGATAGAAAGTCAACTTTTATGCTTCGTAAAAGGGTTTCCTTACTTGAAGCTAGATTCAGCAGCATCTATAGAAAAAGGAATTCTGGAATTAGATGCGGAAACTCAAAAGGAATATCTTTCAGCATGGGAAAAGTACATAACAGGAGATAAAACTATTGTGAAATTTGTTCCGGCATCAGGAGCTGCAAGTAGGATGTTTAAGAATCTTTTTGAGTTTTTGGAAGCTAATTATAATGAGCCGGTTACAACATTTGAACAAGATTTTTTTGCTCATATTGCTAATTTTGCTTTTTATGAAGATTTGAATGTTGTATGCTTGAAAAATGAAAAGCAAGATATTTCATCATTAATTAATTCTGGTAATTATAAAGCTGTTGTAGCAAATCTTCTTAACGAAGCCGGATTAAATTACGGCTCTCTTCCAAAAGGTTTATTGAAATTTCATAAATACATAGATGGCGCAAGAACACCGATGGAAGAGCATTTGGCGGAAGGCGCTATGTACGCTTCTGGCAAATCAGGAAAGGTAAATGTGCACTTTACTGTTTCGACAGAGCATCGTAAGCTTTTTGAAGCTTTAGTTGAGGAAAAAACAGAGAAATATTCAAAGAATTTCAATGTGGAATATTGTGTTTCTTTTTCGGAACAAAAACCAAGTACAGATACTGTGGCTGCAGACAAGGATAATAAACCTTTCCGTAATGAAGATGGTAGTTTGCTGTTTCGTCCGGGTGGTCATGGTGCACTGATTGAAAATTTAAACGATTTAGATGCTGACATTGTGTTTATAAAGAATATAGATAATGTTGTTCCGGATAAACTAAAAGAAGATACGATACTTTATAAAAAACTTATTGCGGGCGTTTTGGTAGCGTTGCAATCTCAAGCGTTTAAGTATCTCGAACTTTTAGATAGTGGTAAATATACAGCTGAACAAATTAGAGAAATAATACAGTTTGTGCAGAAAAAATTGTATTGTAAGAATCCGGATACAAAAGTTTTGGAAGATGCAGATCTTGTACTCTACCTGAAAAACAAGCTAAACCGTCCGATGCGAGTTTGTGGTATGGTTAAAAACGTAGGAGAACCAGGAGGCGGTCCTTTCCTTGCATATAACTCTGATGGAACTGTCTCTTTGCAAATATTGGAAAGTTCTCAGATTGACATGAGCGATTCTAAATCAAAAGATATGTTTGAGAAAGGAACTCATTTCAACCCTGTAGATTTAGTTTGTTCAGTTCGTGATTATAAAGGACATAAATTTGACCTTACTAATTTTGTAGATCCTGCAACTGGTTTTATTTCAAATAAATCAAAAAATGGAAAAGATCTGAAAGCTTTAGAATTGCCAGGATTATGGAATGGGGCAATGAGTGATTGGAGTACTGTTTTTGTAGAAGTGCCTCTTTCTACTTTTAATCCTGTGAAAACTGTAAATGATTTGCTTCGTCCTCAACATCAAAATAATTAG
- a CDS encoding NAD-dependent epimerase/dehydratase family protein, whose amino-acid sequence MKTAIVIGGTGLVGAQLVDLLLNDQDFEKIKVFGRRSLNISNSKLEEHLINFSKPEDWRDLVKGDVLFSCIGTTVSKAESKEKQYEVDFTYQYSFARTASMNRVGEYILISSIGANSKSSFFYLRMKGELEEAVKKLSFKKIIIVRPAQLYGNRHEKRVGETMGLAISKALCKIGLFHEHRPIHARRVAEAMIESTRYYNSTTTISSSELFGLSKFYNRNKDIYYTKNSSSKLFSY is encoded by the coding sequence ATGAAAACAGCGATCGTTATTGGTGGAACTGGGTTGGTGGGAGCTCAACTGGTTGATTTGCTATTAAACGACCAGGATTTTGAAAAGATCAAGGTGTTTGGACGTAGATCTTTAAACATCTCTAATTCAAAACTCGAAGAGCATTTAATAAACTTCTCGAAACCTGAAGACTGGAGAGATCTGGTTAAAGGGGATGTGCTGTTTTCATGCATAGGAACTACAGTGTCAAAAGCAGAAAGTAAAGAAAAACAATATGAAGTAGATTTTACGTATCAATATAGCTTCGCGAGAACCGCTTCAATGAACAGAGTTGGCGAATATATTCTTATTTCATCTATCGGAGCCAATAGTAAATCCTCCTTTTTCTATCTTAGAATGAAAGGAGAATTAGAGGAGGCAGTAAAAAAACTTTCTTTCAAAAAAATCATCATTGTAAGACCAGCTCAACTTTATGGAAATAGGCATGAAAAACGTGTGGGTGAAACAATGGGACTTGCAATAAGCAAAGCATTATGCAAAATAGGTTTATTCCATGAACATCGGCCTATTCATGCCAGAAGAGTTGCAGAAGCTATGATCGAATCTACTAGATATTACAATTCTACAACAACCATATCTTCATCGGAATTATTCGGTTTATCTAAATTTTACAATAGAAACAAAGATATTTATTATACAAAAAACAGTTCCAGCAAGTTATTTTCTTATTAA
- the istB gene encoding IS21-like element helper ATPase IstB, producing MDEILKELHALKLPGMARFWQSLTETDSLTLIDGLTLMLQSEREERSTKKNERLIKEAHFRYKASFEELMIDAARGVDAGKVARLGTGDYIKKGDSIIVTGASGCGKSFLATALGYKACFQGYRVQYYNMQKLLAQLKLARIEGISIKLFEKIAKADLLIIDDFGMNVLEGNQQNDFMEILEDRHALKSTIIVGQLPASKWFDVIGNGLIADAALDRIVHTSHRFEQKGESLRKKN from the coding sequence ATGGATGAAATTTTGAAAGAGCTTCATGCGCTGAAGCTCCCTGGAATGGCCAGGTTCTGGCAATCACTTACAGAAACGGACAGTCTGACCTTAATTGACGGATTAACGCTAATGTTACAATCAGAGCGTGAAGAACGCTCAACCAAAAAGAATGAACGGTTGATAAAAGAAGCACATTTTCGTTATAAAGCCTCATTTGAGGAACTGATGATAGATGCAGCAAGAGGAGTTGATGCAGGAAAAGTAGCCCGTCTTGGAACAGGTGATTACATTAAAAAGGGGGATTCTATTATTGTTACCGGTGCTTCGGGTTGCGGAAAAAGTTTTCTTGCTACAGCACTTGGTTACAAAGCTTGTTTTCAAGGTTACAGAGTTCAGTATTATAATATGCAAAAGCTGTTAGCCCAACTCAAATTAGCCCGTATAGAAGGAATATCCATTAAGCTGTTTGAAAAGATAGCCAAAGCTGATTTACTTATTATCGATGACTTTGGAATGAATGTTCTTGAAGGTAATCAGCAGAATGATTTTATGGAGATTTTGGAAGATAGACATGCACTAAAGTCAACTATAATCGTAGGTCAGCTACCTGCATCAAAGTGGTTTGATGTTATCGGAAACGGACTTATTGCTGATGCAGCACTGGATAGAATAGTTCATACCTCACATCGTTTTGAACAAAAAGGAGAAAGTTTAAGAAAAAAGAATTAA
- a CDS encoding winged helix-turn-helix transcriptional regulator, producing MAGTLTAISKIKQIIQLHKAGISNRSIAIQLGINKETVNNYIRKLKEDSFGMDSLLKLDEPVLEHRLCAGSPAYTDIRFEEFRQLLPYLGKELKRKHVNRHLLWQEYIAQHPTGYRYTQFCFHLSQYSLTPEPTTILADTYLPGEKLFVDFAGDTFSIRRQRNRRDGKSPGICSLPPLHRLLLCYLRSLSTK from the coding sequence ATGGCTGGAACACTTACAGCAATAAGTAAAATAAAACAAATCATCCAATTACACAAAGCAGGTATATCCAATCGTTCTATAGCCATACAGCTAGGAATAAATAAAGAAACTGTAAACAACTATATCAGAAAGCTAAAAGAAGATTCTTTTGGTATGGATAGTCTCCTGAAACTTGATGAACCAGTATTAGAACATCGTTTGTGTGCCGGTTCTCCCGCTTATACAGATATCCGTTTTGAGGAGTTCAGACAACTGCTTCCTTATTTGGGGAAAGAGCTAAAACGTAAACATGTAAACAGACACCTTCTCTGGCAGGAGTATATTGCACAACATCCCACTGGATACCGTTATACTCAGTTTTGTTTTCACTTAAGTCAATATAGCCTGACACCGGAACCGACTACCATTTTAGCAGATACATATCTCCCCGGAGAAAAATTGTTTGTGGACTTTGCGGGAGATACTTTTAGCATACGTAGACAGAGAAACCGGAGAGATGGTAAAAGTCCAGGTATTTGTAGCCTGCCTCCCCTGCACCGATTACTCCTATGCTATTTGCGTTCCCTCTCAACGAAGTGA
- a CDS encoding class I adenylate-forming enzyme family protein — MTIEEKIFQNQKLFPHKIAIIADSNSITYSELWRKIIKSASYFKYQIGLPLRSRVVISACNEIEFVYAYFGLHLAGYICIPVDPQTNLIRLNRIIESARPSSYIGKIQNADFEVIPFSVLENASEDIYFNFPRKNSVADLLYTTGTTGIPKGVVLTYANEEAAAININSFINNTANDIELLALPVSHSFGLGRLRCVLYMGGALDLLGSFANIKKFFNEIENRHITGFSMVPASWTYIKKISGNKISDFAFQIKYIEIGSASMSLEDKKILMKLLPNTRICMHYGLTEASRSTFLEFHSDKIHINSIGKPSPNVDLKIFDEQGNEVQDTIEGEICIKGLHVCSNYWDESKLEFAKNFNNKYFKTGDWGYKEKDGYIYLKSRKKEIINIGGKKVSPIEIEEVLNTVPGIKESVCIGIPDPNHVLGEVVKAFVISENEITFSYIIKELRNKLESYKIPISIERIDVIPKTSSGKIQRLLLKSDTFS, encoded by the coding sequence ATGACTATTGAAGAGAAAATATTTCAAAACCAAAAATTGTTTCCTCACAAAATTGCTATTATTGCTGACAGTAATAGTATAACTTACAGTGAATTGTGGAGAAAGATTATTAAATCAGCATCTTATTTTAAATATCAGATTGGATTGCCTCTGAGAAGTCGTGTTGTTATTTCGGCATGTAATGAGATAGAATTTGTTTATGCATACTTTGGATTGCATCTGGCTGGATATATTTGTATTCCTGTTGATCCACAAACCAACCTAATCAGATTAAACAGAATCATTGAATCAGCCAGACCTTCTTCTTATATTGGTAAAATTCAGAATGCTGATTTTGAGGTAATTCCATTTTCGGTGTTAGAAAATGCATCAGAAGATATTTATTTTAACTTTCCACGCAAAAATTCTGTAGCAGATTTACTTTACACAACCGGTACTACAGGTATTCCCAAAGGTGTGGTATTGACTTATGCAAATGAAGAAGCTGCTGCTATAAATATCAATTCATTTATAAATAACACTGCTAACGATATTGAGTTGTTAGCTCTTCCCGTTAGCCATTCCTTTGGCCTGGGACGTTTAAGATGTGTATTATATATGGGAGGAGCATTAGATCTTTTAGGCAGTTTTGCTAACATAAAAAAGTTTTTTAATGAGATTGAAAACAGGCATATCACAGGATTTAGTATGGTGCCAGCTAGTTGGACATATATAAAAAAAATCAGTGGAAATAAAATTAGTGATTTTGCATTCCAGATTAAATACATTGAAATTGGAAGTGCTTCTATGTCGTTAGAAGATAAGAAAATTTTAATGAAACTCTTGCCTAATACAAGAATTTGTATGCATTATGGATTAACCGAAGCTTCCAGAAGTACTTTTTTAGAGTTTCATTCCGATAAAATACATATCAATTCAATTGGAAAACCCTCTCCTAATGTCGATCTAAAAATATTTGATGAACAAGGGAATGAAGTACAGGATACAATTGAAGGTGAAATATGTATAAAAGGTTTGCATGTATGCTCTAATTACTGGGATGAGTCAAAACTAGAATTTGCAAAAAACTTTAATAACAAATATTTTAAAACAGGAGATTGGGGTTATAAAGAGAAAGATGGATATATTTATCTAAAGAGTAGGAAAAAAGAAATAATAAACATTGGTGGGAAAAAGGTGAGTCCCATTGAAATTGAAGAAGTACTCAATACAGTTCCTGGAATTAAAGAATCGGTATGTATTGGCATTCCAGATCCTAACCATGTATTAGGTGAAGTAGTAAAAGCGTTCGTTATTTCTGAAAATGAAATTACTTTTTCCTATATTATAAAAGAGCTAAGAAATAAACTAGAAAGTTACAAAATTCCTATTTCAATTGAACGAATAGATGTGATACCCAAAACATCCTCCGGTAAAATACAACGATTATTATTAAAGAGTGACACCTTTAGCTGA
- a CDS encoding acyl carrier protein, whose protein sequence is MNIEEKVKEIVSKICEIDTIEVNDDSSIGKYPQWDSVGHLAILSEVEEAFNINFEAEEMMEIEKVDDIIVMVKKILKINQ, encoded by the coding sequence ATGAATATAGAAGAAAAAGTAAAAGAAATTGTATCTAAAATCTGTGAAATAGATACAATCGAAGTCAATGATGATAGTTCAATAGGTAAATATCCACAGTGGGATTCAGTAGGACATCTGGCCATTTTATCAGAAGTAGAAGAGGCATTTAATATAAACTTTGAAGCTGAGGAAATGATGGAGATAGAAAAGGTTGATGATATAATAGTAATGGTAAAAAAGATCCTAAAAATCAATCAGTAA